The window CCCGTCGGGGCTCACGATGAAGCCCGACCCGAGGGATCGCTCGATGGAGCGCGACGTCCCGCCTGCGCGCACGCGATGCGGATCGCTGCGCGCCTCGGCGCCGCGCGTGGCAGCGATGCTCACCACGGTCGGCCGCACGTGTTCGACGAGGGAGGAGATGTCGAGCGCGAGGCCCCGCTCGCCCGGCGGCGCCGGGGGCAACGCCGTCACCGTCGTCTGCGTGAAGACGCTCTCGTGGGGGGTCGCATCGGCGCGGTTGCTGCAAGCCGGGACCCCTTGAACGAGGGCCAGGCCCAGCGTGAAGGCCAGCGCGGAGGACGTCATGGACGGCACGTAAAGCCGTCGCCTTGGGTCGCAAGCGAGCAGCTACCCGCGCGTGATCTCGACTCGCAGGAACTCGACCGTGATCTCGACGTGACGCCCGCTCGTCTGCGTGAACGAGGCGACGCCGCGTTTGCCCTCCCAGCGATGCGCCAGGCCAAACGCGCCTGCGCCGCTCGTGTCCTCGGGCGCCTCCGTGTCGCTGAGCTCGACCGTGAGCTTGAGGATCTGCTTGCCAGCCGTCACCGAGCTGCCTTGCAGCGCGAAGGTCCCGCCGCGGAGCAGGAGCGTCGTGTTCTTGATGGCCTTCAGGAGGTGCGCGGGCGGGCTCGGCGCGAGGGGCTCGACGCCCGTGATTTTTCCCTCCTCGCTGACGATCAGGGCGACCTCGATCGACCCGCCCTTGCCGACGGGCAACTTCCCCCACGCCGCGTCCGAGCCGCCGGCCATCGGCAGCGCGCGCGTGAACGCCCGCCCCAGGTCCCGCACGGACGAGGCCCCCGCGCTGCCGAACGAGCCTCCGCCGCTTCCGGGTTCGGTGTTTGGTTTGCCCGTCGTGTCCCCAGGCGTTCCGGACGCGATTTTTTCCTCCCCGTCGGGCACCTTCGCGCTCGGGGTCGCGGGTTTTGTTGGCGCGGTGGTGTTCGAAACCACATCGGTCGAGGATTTCACCTGCGCGCGGGGGGCGGACGGCTTGGAGGAGGTCGTTTCATTTTGAAAGTCGGGTTTCGAAGTGTCGGCAGGGCTCGTGGGATCCGGCGCAGGCGTCTTCGGCTTGGGGGGTGGGGTCCGCGCCGTTGAAATTGGCTTCGCGGGAGCGGGTTTTGGCGGATCCGCCGGGGTTTTTGCAGCAGGGGGCTCCGAGGGCTCGTTCGGCGTCTCGGGCGCGGGGGCCACGGGCTCGCCCGACCCGCCGAGCGTCTCGCTGCCCGTCACGTCGACCTCGTGTAGCTCCCCTCCGATCGGCGCGGACGTCGTGCCGGCCCACGTATCCGCGGGGGGAGCGAGCTCCTCCGGCGCCGGCCGCGGCGGCCGGAGCCCGGCGGCCGCGAGGAACGACGCGTGCGCCAGGATCGACACGACGACCGCGCCTTGCATCACCCATGTGCTCGATCCGTCGCGCCCCATGCCGGTTGTCCTCGCGCCTTCGCGCTCGTAGTGTCCGTCTCGCAGGACAACGCCCGCGCGTCCACGTTCCCCGGTTCCCCTCCAAGGTATCATGCGGCTGCTCGCCATCTCCACCTCCACGCCTCGCGGCAGCGCGGCCGTCTTCGACGGCGACAGGCTGCTCGGCGCGTCCGTCTACACGGACCTCGCGGGCCACGCCGAGCGTATCTTCCTCGCGGCCGCCGAGGCCCTCGCCGCGGCCGGCGCCGCCGCCGCGTCGATCGAGGCCTTCGCTTGTGACATCGGCCCCGGCTCCTTCACGGGCGTCCGGGTCGGGGTCGCGGCGGCGAAGGGCATGGCCCTCGGCCGAGGCGCCCCGCTCGCCGGCGTGGGTTCACTCGAAGCCATGGCCGCGGACGCCTTCACGAGCGGCCGGGCCGGTCCGCACGACCTCGTGGTCGCCGCCCTCGACGCCAAGAAACAAGAGCTCTTCCTCGCCGCCTTCGACGCCACCGGCGCCGTCTGCTGGGCCCCGCGCCACGTGCCGCGCGCCGAAGCGGCCGCGCTCGTGCTCGCCGGCCCGGGCGCCTCGCTCCCGCCGGGTGGCCTGCTCCGCGTCGTGGGTGAAGTCGCGGCCGAAGATCCCGCGCTCGCGCCCTACCTCCTCCGCGCGCCCTCCTTCGACCTGCCCGACGCCGTCGCCGTGGGGCGCGTCGCGCTCGGGCGCCTCGCCGCTGGAGCGGACCGCTTCGACCCCGAGCTCGTCGAGCCGCTTTACGTCCGTCCGCCCGACGCGAAGCCGATGGCATCGAGCGGGCCCGGCTAGGTAGACTCGCGCTCCCGATGGTGGACCTTCCCGACCAAGACCCCGAGGCCGCCGAGGCTGCGCGTGTGCTCATCGCGCGGTTCGGCCGCAGCTTTCAGCCCGGCGAGGTGATCTACCGGGAGGGTGAGCCTGGCACGGAGGCGTACCTGCTCGAGGAGGGCCGCGTGCGCTTGCTCAAGAAGGTGCGCGGCGCCGAGCGCAGCTTGATGGTGCTCAAGCCGGGTGATCTCTTCGGCGAGTCGGCCCTCTTGCCGGGCGCCGAGCGCTCCTCGACCGCGGTCGCGCTCTCCGCCGGCCTCGCGCTCGCGATCGACCAGACGACGCTGCAGAACCTGCTCGAGCACAACGCCGGCATCGCCTCGCGGATCGTCAAGCAGCTCGTGCGCCGGCTGCGGGACGCCGAGGATCAGATCGAGCTCATCATGCTCACGGACGTGCAGTCGAAGATCGTGAGCGCGCTGCTCAAGCTCGCCCAGCAGGCCCGCGAGCCTGGGGGCACGAGCGCGCTCTTCTCCGTCTCGCCGATGGAGCTCGCCACGCGCGTGGGCCTCGACGTCGACACCGTCAAGCGCAGCGTGCAGAAGCTCCGGGAGGGCCAGTACATCCGCGTGGCGGACGAGCGGCTCGAGGTCCCGGACATCGAGGGCCTGCGCAAGCTCTACGCCTTGCTCGGACAGAAGGACGAGGTCGCGAGCGAGGCCTGATCCGTCCCGCTCGGGGACAAACCGGCGTCGTGACGGCGCCAAACCTGCCCGCATACCACGCTTCGCGTCCCGCGCGCCACTTCTACCTTGCGCGGGCGAGTTTTCTCGAGCCGGAGCGGGGGTCTTCGCGTCTTTTGCTGGTTGACGCTTCTTCCAGCCTGGGTTACCCAAGTTTTCCCGGGCGCTTGGCCCGGATTTGGGCCTCGGGGCGAGCCTGGGGGCGGATCGGGAGGGCCCTTCTCCCAGGAAACAAGGGCATCTCGGTCGACGAGGACGCATGATCCAGGGGCAAACGAGCAAAAAGCAGGGCGTGAGGTCGCGCGGGATGCGTGGCCCTGCGGCGCTTGCTTGCTCGGTCTTGCTCCCGGTCCTGCTTCCGATCGTGGTGGTGTTCGGGCCGGCTTGCGGCGGCGCGCAGGAGCGGGCCGACGTGGTCGACGCGAAGGCGCGGGCCGAGTACGACCTCGGGCGCGAGTCGTTCGAGGCCGGGCGGCTGCGCGAGGCGCTCGGCCATGTGCAGGCCTCCCTTCGAATCGACGAAACGAACCCCGACGCCCACTACCTCGGGGCCGTCATTCTTTTGGCATTCTGCGCGGCGGACGAGACGTCGAGCGACTGTCGGTTCGAGGAGGCGGAGCGCCACGTGCGCGCCGCGCTCGAGCATGCGCCCGACATGCGGGACGCAAAGAACGTGCTCGGCGTGATTCTCGTGCATCGGAAAAAGTACGACGAGGCCATCGCCGTGCTGAAGCCGCTGGCCGAGGACATTCTTTATGGTTCCCCGGAGCAGGCCTGGGGAAATCTCGGTTGGGCATATCTTTCGCGTGGCAGTGTCGACGAGGCCATCGACGCGCTTCGGCGGTCGCTCGCGGCGCAACCCTTGTTCTGTGTCGGTAACTACCGGCTCGGGCTGGCGTACGAGAAAAAAGGCGAGCTCGCGCTTGCGCGAGAGGCCTTTACGCGGGCGCTCGAGACGGATAAACCTCAGTGTCAGAGGCTCCAGGAGGGCTTCGCCGCCCGCGCTCGCGTGGCGGCAAAACTCGGGCAGCAAGACCATGCCCGGGAAGATCTCGAGCGATGCCGCGACGTGGCCCCGGCGACAGTGGCCGGCAAACGTTGCGCCGCGGAACTCGGATCGATGCAATGAGTTTTTGCGCGGCATTTCATGAACGTGCAAAAAGGGAGTCAATCCAATCGATTGAACGAACGGGTGAAGTAGGGATGGAGTCGATCGGCCGCTACCTGAGACATGCCCGTGAGACGAGGGCGATGAGCGTGGAGGAGGTCTCCCGCGCCACCCGGATCCCCGTCCCCTCGATCGAGCGAATCGAGGCGGATCATTTCGATGATTTGCCAGGCGAAGTGTTCGTCCGAGGGTTTCTGCGAGCGTACGCGAGGGCCGTCTCGCTCCCCGTCGAGGAGGTGCTCGCCCGTTATACCGCGAGCCGCCGCGTCGCCGTGGTCACTCCTCTTCCCATTGCCTCCCCCGCCGGCGGTTCCCAAGGAAAACGCTTCGGCGTGGCGATGGCGTTCGTGTTGCTCCTGATCCTGTTCACGCTGGCCCTGAGCATCGTGATGCGGCCGC is drawn from Polyangium spumosum and contains these coding sequences:
- the tsaB gene encoding tRNA (adenosine(37)-N6)-threonylcarbamoyltransferase complex dimerization subunit type 1 TsaB; its protein translation is MRLLAISTSTPRGSAAVFDGDRLLGASVYTDLAGHAERIFLAAAEALAAAGAAAASIEAFACDIGPGSFTGVRVGVAAAKGMALGRGAPLAGVGSLEAMAADAFTSGRAGPHDLVVAALDAKKQELFLAAFDATGAVCWAPRHVPRAEAAALVLAGPGASLPPGGLLRVVGEVAAEDPALAPYLLRAPSFDLPDAVAVGRVALGRLAAGADRFDPELVEPLYVRPPDAKPMASSGPG
- a CDS encoding Crp/Fnr family transcriptional regulator — encoded protein: MVDLPDQDPEAAEAARVLIARFGRSFQPGEVIYREGEPGTEAYLLEEGRVRLLKKVRGAERSLMVLKPGDLFGESALLPGAERSSTAVALSAGLALAIDQTTLQNLLEHNAGIASRIVKQLVRRLRDAEDQIELIMLTDVQSKIVSALLKLAQQAREPGGTSALFSVSPMELATRVGLDVDTVKRSVQKLREGQYIRVADERLEVPDIEGLRKLYALLGQKDEVASEA
- a CDS encoding tetratricopeptide repeat protein, with amino-acid sequence MRGPAALACSVLLPVLLPIVVVFGPACGGAQERADVVDAKARAEYDLGRESFEAGRLREALGHVQASLRIDETNPDAHYLGAVILLAFCAADETSSDCRFEEAERHVRAALEHAPDMRDAKNVLGVILVHRKKYDEAIAVLKPLAEDILYGSPEQAWGNLGWAYLSRGSVDEAIDALRRSLAAQPLFCVGNYRLGLAYEKKGELALAREAFTRALETDKPQCQRLQEGFAARARVAAKLGQQDHAREDLERCRDVAPATVAGKRCAAELGSMQ
- a CDS encoding helix-turn-helix domain-containing protein; translation: MSFCAAFHERAKRESIQSIERTGEVGMESIGRYLRHARETRAMSVEEVSRATRIPVPSIERIEADHFDDLPGEVFVRGFLRAYARAVSLPVEEVLARYTASRRVAVVTPLPIASPAGGSQGKRFGVAMAFVLLLILFTLALSIVMRPRGHDMPPELSQGGDSQSVSSSPILGA